In the genome of Dyadobacter fermentans DSM 18053, the window GTCGGTCACGTGTTCGTTGAGGAACTGTCCGCTTCCCGTGGCGATCCAGAACCGGCCGGGGAACATTTCGCACAAGGTAGCTACGGCCTGGGCGATAATGGCCGGGTGGTAGCGCTGGCCGGGAGCGTTCACGATCCCGAAGCTGAGTGATGTGGCCTGCATGGCCGCGCCGAGCCAGCTCCATGCGAAACCGCTTTCGCCCTGCGCCTCGCTCCACGGATAAAAATGGTCGGAATTGAGAATGTTGTTGAACCCCGCAGCGGAGGCGCGTTGCACGAGCGCAAGCAGTTCACTAGGTTTAAATTGCTCATGCGACGCATGGTAGCCTATGCGTGAGGTCATTGCGCGGATATTTGGTTGACAATATCGTTGGTGGCCTGGCGGTTGTAGTCGATCCAGTAGCGGCACAGGGTGTCGAGCATCACGTGCAGCTCTTCAAAATCGGGTGGTTTGATAAAAAATGAATTCGCACCCGCCTGGTAGCAGCGGTTGATATCCTCTTGCCGTGCCGTGCCGCTGAGAATCACGATCGGGAGAGTTTTCCACACTGTTTCCGCATTAGCAGGCGTCTGGCGCACCAGTTTGAGCAGTTCAAATCCATTGATGGTGGGTAATTCGAGATCGAGGATGATCAGCGCAGGCCGGCGTCCTTTGAACTGCTCGGCCGATTGCAGCACCATATATTGATAGAGCTCTTGCGCTCCCTGGAAAAAACGGACGTGGTAGTCGGGTAGGAATTTGGTGAAAATGCCCCGGACAAGCTGACGAAAGTCGCTCGAATCCTCAACAAGGTAAATTTCTTTTTTGCTCATGTTTTCTTTCAAAGTGTGGTGTCCGCTGAGCTATCAAAATGCGTTCCAGTGGATTACTCAAAGAGGAAAATGCAGCGCAATGCCCCGCCGACCAGGAGTTTCAACAGGCATTTCGCGGATCTTACCACCCAGTACCGACACCAGCCGCCGCACGATCAGCAAGCCCACGTGCGAACCTATCGATTCATCATAAGACTGATCTCCCGCATAAAACAGCCATGCAGGCAGCGGTTCGCCGAGGTAGTTTACATTCACATGCCAGCTGTGGGCGCTTTGTCCCCACGTAACTGCAATATCCCGCACTCGGGCTACGCCGGCGAGGTGAAACACAAGGTTACGCACAATGCACTGGACTTTTTCTTCATCACCGTCTACCCGCATTTCACGGTCGCCGTCGAGGGTGAGCGAGGCGCGACGCCTTTCCAGCATCGGCTGTGCTTTTTTGCGAATGTATTCCAAAGCCCCGGCCGGTCGGAATGAAGAACTCTCCACCTGTACCGGACCTGTTTCCATCGCGCAATAGTCTTCCAACGCGGTGAAAAGCTGCGCCGCATATTCTGTGTTGTTTTGCAGGCGATGGAACATATCTCTTCGTTCGTCTTCCCCTGATGCCAGCGGAAGCAGCGAATGCATACCGGAAATAATACCGAACACACTGCGAAGCTCATGACTCACGGACTGCACCATCATTAGGTACGGACTCTGAACCTGGTGCTGATCTGGTTCATTGTCAGCGGTTTCAAAAGTGATGTCGTTCATCGCGGATCGGGTGTAGATACGGTGTTCCACCAAAAATTATGCAGATTTTTGAAATCGTTCTTCCAATGAGCGGCATTCTTGTCCTTGGTCATATACGCGCTCGCATTGCGCTGGTAGCTGGCGTGCATGTCTTCGGGCTTGTCGGAATAGGAAAATACGATCACGGGGATCGAACGGCTGTTTTTACTGACCAGAAGCTGATGAATTTTCACAAGCAGGTCCAGCCCGTCCTGCCGGCCGGGGAGATAAAGGTCCATCAGGATCAGGTGCGGTGCGGGATCGATGCTGTCCCAGGCGGGGCCGAGCTGCTCGATCACATCCGCCGCATTGGGAAACTCCACCACCCGCACCTCCGGCATGGATTCCTGCAATGCGTGCCGGATAAAAAACATATGGTCCTCATTATCCTCGATCACGATCACGCTGCCGTTTTTTCCTTGTGACGGCGGCCGGGTGTCGCCCGTTACGTGGCTGGCATTCAGGAAGCAGGCATCCACTGCTTGCGCGAGTTTGATAAAATCGGCTTCATGAACAGGCTTTTCCAGAAATGCATTCACCCCACGCTCGTAGGCGTCGCGCACGAGGTCGCGGTTGGATGTGGACGAGAGCATTACCACAGGAATATGACAACAAAGCTCATTGAGTTTCAGGATGCGGACCGTTTCCAGGCCGTTCATCCGCGGCATGTTCATGTCCATGATGATCATCGCCGGGTCATCAGACAGGCCTTGACTTACAATTCTTTTTACAAGCTGATCGCCGGAATCTAATTCTACTATGCGGACAGGATGGATGACCTGCTCAACCGCGAGGCGTATCAGCATGCGGTCGTCTTCGTCATCGTCTGCCAGGTATATTGTCTTCATTGCGTTCGGTTGTGCCTACTGGGAAATATACAACCCGACCGGCAAACAAATCATGCCAGGAACCATTCCACAGGGCGCTGATGGCACAATTTTTACCGTCAGCAGGGCAAAGATTTTAAACGAACATGGAATGAGAACGGAAAATAATGAATCAGGATCTTTCTTCCGGGTGACGGAGGGAGTGTGGGGGATTAAAGATATTATGGTTAATGTTTACCTCATCGCCAATCCGGACAAGTCATGGGTGCTCGTCGACGCTGGTCTGAAAAGCGCATTTCCCAAAATAAAAAAGGCTGCTGCCGAGCTCTTCGGGGAAGATGTGCCGCCGGTTGCGGTTATTCTCACCCACGGCCATTTCGATCACGTAGGTTCGCTGGAAGCGGTGCTGCGCGAATGGCACGTGCCTGTGTACGCGCATTTCCTGGAAACGCCCTATCTGACGGGTAAGTCGGATTATCCACCGGCGGATTCAAGCGTGGGCGGCGGATTGATGTCTTCATTGGCAGGCCTCTATCCCAACGACCCCATCGATTTGATCGACGCCGTCAAATCACTGCCGATTGACGGTAACATTCCTTTCATGCCCGAATGGAAATACATTCATACGCCGGGACACGCGCCCGGGCATATCAGCCTGTGGCGTGAGCAGGGCCGCGTGCTCGTGGCAGGGGATGCCTTCGTAACTACGCGGCAGGAATCAGTTTTCAGCGTGGTAACGCAGCGCAAGGTGATTTCGGGACCGCCCAAGTATTTCACTTATGACTGGTACCAGGCCGATAAATCTGTGAATGCCCTGGCCGACCTTTCCCCGGAAATTGTGGCAACGGGCCACGGCAAGCCCATGGCCGGGCAGGAAATGCGCCAGCAGCTGATGGACCTTGCCCTGAACTTCTCCGACCGTGCCGTGCCTCGTTACGGACGCTACGTGGCAGAACCTGCTGTGGCTAATCGCGATGGCGTAGTGTCTGTGCCTCAGGACCGGACGAGCACAGGCGCAATCTGGGCATTAGCAAGCAGCGTGGCTGTGATCGCATTGGGATGTGTGTATTTTTCGCGGCAGCGATCAAAAAAAGGGGTATTGTCACTCCCCAGTTTTTAAATGATTAGTTAATGTATTCTTTCAAAATCGCCTTATCTAAATACTTGTTTAAGAGTGCAATGCATTAATTCGGGCGTTTGTAGCCCTTCGGAATCCCGCAAACCGGCTACTTCACTCGCGCGGTGGAACGATTTTTACGTAACCCGCGCACATTCCAACGGTATAATAAGTGATTAAGGGTAGAATAATGCTACAATATTCAGGACTATGAGTGATGCAAGGAACATGGTGAAGTGTATCGCCAGAATTTGGCGGATGTACAAGAGGCAGGAGTCGCTGTTCCGGTCGGCGATGGCGCTCGATATGTCCAGCAAATTACGTCGGATTTGCAGCAACGGCTATATGATGTCGCTGCTGTTTAAAAAGGATGTGGGAAGCATGTACGAATCGGTGAAAAGCAACCTCGACGACGGTGAGCTCACCAGCATTACCCGGAGTGTGGATGAATTTGATGCCGAAATGGTGGACCGCTACGAGCTGCTGACCGAGATCGCTACGCATCAGCAGGTGATGCTCGAAGAATACCGCGCACTTTTGCCGCACCTCGATCAGGATAGCGACGCTGCACGTGCTTGCAGCGAGCATATCGACAAACTTTCCACATTGGAAAACTGGCTGATCAAAGAGGTAAGCAGCTTGCCGGACGAGCGCCAGGAAGATTTTTCTCATGTAGCCTGATACCTATGGATAGACTTTGCGATCTCTGAAATCGGATTAGCAGTACCAAACCAAAGCCGGTGAATTACCCGATGGCAACAGCGAGTAGTTTACCGGCTATTCTTTTAATTTTTATGACAAATAATATGGGAAAACTGAATAACGGCTGGCCGGCCTGGGGCATCGCGCTCGCAGGACTGGGCGCGCTGGCGGTTGCGCGGGCGGCTTACAAGCGCATTACACGGCTGGATTTTAAAGGTAAAGTGGTGGTAATCACCGGAGGATCGAGGGGGCTTGGTCTGGAAATGGCCCGCATTGTAGCGGCAAAAGGCGCGAAGCTGGCCATCTGCGCACGCTCGGAAGAGCACCTCGCGCGCGCTGTGGATGAACTCACTAGCGGAGGTGCGGAGGTGCAGGCGATCAGCGCCGACCTTTCCGACCCGGCGGAAGCGCCGCGCGTGGTGCACGAGATCATAGAACGGTTCGGCCGGATAGATGTGCTGATCAATAACGCCGGTATGATGCTCGTGGCACCCGAAAATGTGCTCGCAACGGAGGATTACCATCGCGTAATGGACGCCAATTGCTGGTCGGCGCTCTATATGGCCCAGGCTGCATTGCCCTATTTCAGGCGGCAGGGAGGCGGGCACATTGCTAACATTTCCTCCATCGGCGGGAAGATTGCCGTGCCGCATATGCTGCCATACAGCGTGAGCAAATTCGCCCTCACGGCGCTGTCGGAGGGATTGGCGGCGGAGTTGAAAAAGGACAATATCCATGTCACGACGGTAATCCCCAACCTCATGCGCACCGGCAGCCCGAGGAATATCTCGC includes:
- a CDS encoding response regulator, which encodes MSKKEIYLVEDSSDFRQLVRGIFTKFLPDYHVRFFQGAQELYQYMVLQSAEQFKGRRPALIILDLELPTINGFELLKLVRQTPANAETVWKTLPIVILSGTARQEDINRCYQAGANSFFIKPPDFEELHVMLDTLCRYWIDYNRQATNDIVNQISAQ
- a CDS encoding sensor histidine kinase, giving the protein MNDITFETADNEPDQHQVQSPYLMMVQSVSHELRSVFGIISGMHSLLPLASGEDERRDMFHRLQNNTEYAAQLFTALEDYCAMETGPVQVESSSFRPAGALEYIRKKAQPMLERRRASLTLDGDREMRVDGDEEKVQCIVRNLVFHLAGVARVRDIAVTWGQSAHSWHVNVNYLGEPLPAWLFYAGDQSYDESIGSHVGLLIVRRLVSVLGGKIREMPVETPGRRGIALHFPL
- a CDS encoding response regulator is translated as MKTIYLADDDEDDRMLIRLAVEQVIHPVRIVELDSGDQLVKRIVSQGLSDDPAMIIMDMNMPRMNGLETVRILKLNELCCHIPVVMLSSTSNRDLVRDAYERGVNAFLEKPVHEADFIKLAQAVDACFLNASHVTGDTRPPSQGKNGSVIVIEDNEDHMFFIRHALQESMPEVRVVEFPNAADVIEQLGPAWDSIDPAPHLILMDLYLPGRQDGLDLLVKIHQLLVSKNSRSIPVIVFSYSDKPEDMHASYQRNASAYMTKDKNAAHWKNDFKNLHNFWWNTVSTPDPR
- a CDS encoding MBL fold metallo-hydrolase produces the protein MRTENNESGSFFRVTEGVWGIKDIMVNVYLIANPDKSWVLVDAGLKSAFPKIKKAAAELFGEDVPPVAVILTHGHFDHVGSLEAVLREWHVPVYAHFLETPYLTGKSDYPPADSSVGGGLMSSLAGLYPNDPIDLIDAVKSLPIDGNIPFMPEWKYIHTPGHAPGHISLWREQGRVLVAGDAFVTTRQESVFSVVTQRKVISGPPKYFTYDWYQADKSVNALADLSPEIVATGHGKPMAGQEMRQQLMDLALNFSDRAVPRYGRYVAEPAVANRDGVVSVPQDRTSTGAIWALASSVAVIALGCVYFSRQRSKKGVLSLPSF
- a CDS encoding SDR family NAD(P)-dependent oxidoreductase is translated as MGKLNNGWPAWGIALAGLGALAVARAAYKRITRLDFKGKVVVITGGSRGLGLEMARIVAAKGAKLAICARSEEHLARAVDELTSGGAEVQAISADLSDPAEAPRVVHEIIERFGRIDVLINNAGMMLVAPENVLATEDYHRVMDANCWSALYMAQAALPYFRRQGGGHIANISSIGGKIAVPHMLPYSVSKFALTALSEGLAAELKKDNIHVTTVIPNLMRTGSPRNISLKGAHEDEYAWFKIADSLPVLSQDAQKAAAAIIEGIAAHENEVILTPIAYAASALNGVAPGLLTTLMQWTNRWLPESDNAEERKGFESESEATSGAIGARTNAAAARNNEL